A genome region from Salvia splendens isolate huo1 chromosome 19, SspV2, whole genome shotgun sequence includes the following:
- the LOC121778713 gene encoding protein NDL3-like isoform X1, protein MADSSDSVSIDMESIPFAGKEHIIKTGHGSVSVAVFGEQDKPALITYPDLALNYMSCFQGLFFCPEAFSLLLHNFCIYHISPPGHEFHSFLLQLFEGPTISLSL, encoded by the exons ATGGCGGACTCCAGCGATTCCGTCTCCATCGATATGGAGTCTATTCCGTTTGCCGGCAAG GAGCATATAATCAAGACAGGTCATGGTTCTGTTTCCGTTGCTGTATTTGGAGAACAGGACAAGCCAGCTCTTATTACTTATCCCGATTTGGCTTTAAACT ATATGTCCTGTTTCCAAGGGCTTTTCTTTTGTCCAGAAGCATTTTCTCTCCTTCTCCATAACTTCTGTATCTACCACATCAGCCCCCCAGGTCATGAG TTTCACTCATTTCTACTGCAGCTTTTTGAGGGCCccactatctctctctctctttga
- the LOC121778713 gene encoding protein NDL2-like isoform X3 codes for MADSSDSVSIDMESIPFAGKEHIIKTGHGSVSVAVFGEQDKPALITYPDLALNYMSCFQGLFFCPEAFSLLLHNFCIYHISPPGHERFCFEYN; via the exons ATGGCGGACTCCAGCGATTCCGTCTCCATCGATATGGAGTCTATTCCGTTTGCCGGCAAG GAGCATATAATCAAGACAGGTCATGGTTCTGTTTCCGTTGCTGTATTTGGAGAACAGGACAAGCCAGCTCTTATTACTTATCCCGATTTGGCTTTAAACT ATATGTCCTGTTTCCAAGGGCTTTTCTTTTGTCCAGAAGCATTTTCTCTCCTTCTCCATAACTTCTGTATCTACCACATCAGCCCCCCAGGTCATGAG CGATTCTGCTTCGAATACAATTGA
- the LOC121778080 gene encoding uncharacterized protein LOC121778080 yields the protein MNSLKQNQEFMLRESIKHFLTSYHNGSSDYSSFESIFFRLIQTMLDPPLEITWFYAAVTFHTAKRNSPASRVLIAKDLLNLFTQCSNLSSASKKIALLAPVVYDLYSIVCDSRMTELHERIEVGKLVENMVCYMMVSAGVYDYGNEDVECDTAVVCFEDLIRVWTTDRGGGSCSFVETLRMFFPLLSDGTWTTMNAGCGIRELVGIVQLEVFFLRLYVSFSSGMYTEDALKDARDQAVQTIKGFRNIYFLDMLLKMLSGPSLPIAASMSYGDAVLLHKVMYDAVILVDYSFYSGRWIQSSASQLKKLALAWVLATDQAIQFASAATEKSWAISYLNAFKECHLVAELIKWVCNQAGIVDLNTIPDITNPRALIQWLLVLNDQGINVFDQSMSLLHAKAAACISKVESETPELTLRTGYCHMNIIDLNASDESEDREMGDQPNTSALGGFCLTSMENGTGRKRKEALSSLHEPQVKQVKLDHLGDKLLSLSRCGPDSGGPLVQNIAFDDDMELVG from the exons ATGAACTCTCTGAAACAAAATCAGGAGTTCATGTTGAGAGAATCGATCAAGCACTTTTTAACTTCATACCACAACGGCAGCTCGGATTACTCATCTTTCGAGTCGATTTTCTTCCGTTTGATCCAGACAATGCTCGATCCGCCGCTTGAAATCACTTGGTTCTACGCTGCGGTCACATTTCACACAGCGAAGCGAAACAGCCCTGCCTCTAGGGTGCTGATAGCTAAGGATTTGTTGAATTTATTCACTCAGTGCTCTAATTTGAGTAGCGCGTCGAAGAAGATCGCACTGCTGGCCCCTGTTGTGTATGACCTGTACAGTATCGTGTGTGATTCTAGGATGACTGAGCTGCATGAGCGGATTGAGGTTGGGAAATTGGTAGAGAATATGGTTTGTTACATGATGGTATCTGCTGGGGTTTATGATTACGGAAACGAGGATGTTGAGTGTGATACTGCTGTGGTGTGTTTTGAGGATTTGATCCGGGTTTGGACTACTGACCGAGGTGGGGGGAGTTGCAGCTTTGTTGAAACTTTGAGGATGTTCTTCCCTCTTTTGAGTGATGGAACTTGGACGACGATGAATGCTGGTTGTGGGATAAGGGAGCTAGTGGGGATTGTTCAGTTGGAAGTGTTCTTTCTCAGGCTGTACGTGAGTTTTAGTTCTGGGATGTATACAGAGGATGCCCTGAAAGATGCACGAGACCAGGCGGTTCAAACCATTAAGGGGTTCCGGAACATCTACTTTTTAG ATATGCTGCTCAAAATGCTGTCAGGACCCAGCTTGCCTATTGCAGCCTCAATG AGCTATGGAGATGCAGTTCTTCTACATAAAGTAATGTATGATGCTGTTATTTTGGTTGACTATTCATTTTATTCTGGGAGATGGATCCAGTCATCTGCCAGTCAATTGAAAAAGCTGGCTCTGGCATGGGTGTTGGCTACTGACCAAGCCATTCAGTTTGCTAG CGCTGCAACGGAAAAATCTTGGGCCATTTCTTACCTTAATGCTTTCAAAGAATGTCATTTGGTGGCTGAGTTAATTAAATGGGTCTGTAATCAAGCTGGAATTGTGGACCTAAATACCATACCTGACATCACCAATCCCAGAGCTTTAATCC AGTGGCTATTGGTCCTTAATGATCAGGGGATTAATGTATTCGATCAAAGCATGTCACTGCTCCATGCAAAAGCAGCAGCATGCATATCGAAAGTGGAGAGTGAGACACCTGAACTTACCCTCCGCACAGGTTATTGCCATATGAATATCATTGATCTCAACGCGAGTGATGAAAGTGAGGACAGAGAAATGGGTGATCAGCCTAACACCAGTGCTCTAGGGGGTTTCTGCTTGACAAGCATGGAAAATGGTACTGGCAGAAAACGTAAAGAGGCTCTGAGTAGTTTACATGAACCACAGGTGAAGCAGGTCAAGCTCGACCATCTTGGGGACAAGCTCTTATCTTTATCCAGATGTGGACCAGATAGCGGTGGCCCCTTGGTTCAGAACATTGCCTTCGACGATGACATGGAGCTCGTTGGGTGA
- the LOC121778713 gene encoding protein NDL2-like isoform X2 encodes MADSSDSVSIDMESIPFAGKEHIIKTGHGSVSVAVFGEQDKPALITYPDLALNYMSCFQGLFFCPEAFSLLLHNFCIYHISPPGHELFEGPTISLSL; translated from the exons ATGGCGGACTCCAGCGATTCCGTCTCCATCGATATGGAGTCTATTCCGTTTGCCGGCAAG GAGCATATAATCAAGACAGGTCATGGTTCTGTTTCCGTTGCTGTATTTGGAGAACAGGACAAGCCAGCTCTTATTACTTATCCCGATTTGGCTTTAAACT ATATGTCCTGTTTCCAAGGGCTTTTCTTTTGTCCAGAAGCATTTTCTCTCCTTCTCCATAACTTCTGTATCTACCACATCAGCCCCCCAGGTCATGAG CTTTTTGAGGGCCccactatctctctctctctttga